A genomic window from Balaenoptera acutorostrata chromosome 20, mBalAcu1.1, whole genome shotgun sequence includes:
- the SRCIN1 gene encoding SRC kinase signaling inhibitor 1 isoform X2, producing the protein MDHLKSKYPQHALALRSQQDRMREQQPNYWSFKTRSSRHTQGAQPGLADQAAKLSYASAESLETMSEAELPLGFSRMNRFRQSLPLSRSTSQTKLRSPGVLFLQFGEETRRVHITHEVSSLDTLHALIAHMFPQKLTMGMLKSPNTAILIKDEARNVFYELEDVRDIQDRSIIKIYRKEPLYAAFPGSHLTNGDLRREMVYASRESSPTRRLNNLSPAPHLASGSPPPGLPSGLPSGSPSRSRLSYAGGRPPSYAGSPVHHAAERLGSAPAAPGVSPSPSAILERRDVKPDEDLAGKAGGMVLVKGEGLYADPYGLLHEGRLSLAAAAGDPFAYPGAGGLYKRGSVRSLSTYSAAALQSDLEDSLYKAAAGGGPLYGDGYGFRLPPSSPQKLADVAAPPGGPPPPHSPYSGPPSRGSPVRQSFRKDSGSSSVFAESPGGKTRSTGASSTAGAPPPELFPGPGERPLVGFGPPVPAKDTETRERMEAMEKQIASLTGLVQSALLRGSEPETPSEKIEGSNGAATPSAPCGSGSRSSGATPVSGPPPPSASSTPAGQPTAINRLQMQLHLRGLQNSTNDLRSQLQQLRKLQLQNLESLRALLKGTEAELSMRVSEAARRQEDPLQRQRTLVEEERLRYLNDEELITQQLNDLEKSVEKIQRDVSHNHRLVPGPELEEKALVLKQLGETLTELKAHFPGLQSKMRVVLRVEVEAVKFLKEEPQRLDGLLKRCRGVTDTLAQIRRQVDEGAWPPPSNLLNQSPKKVTAETDFNKSLDFEMPPPSPPLKLHEMSGPTEGAPPTPKAGNPTKGLDTPGKRSVDKAVSVEAAERDWEEKRAALTQYSAKDINRLLEETQAELLKAIPDLDCGSKAHPGPAPTPDHKPPKMPHGQKATPRMEPSGRRGSDELTVPRYRTEKPSKSPPPPPPRRSFPSSHGLTTTRTGEVVVTSKKDSAFIKKAESEELEVQKPQVKLRRAVSEVARPASTPPIMASAIKDEDDEDRIIAELEVFERSSVSPLPPTPCRQPIPTLLFPQDPGPPGGSAPGPTWKAAAGPRPFCVPRIILTECAPKPPSPPEARLEDPGLRTTPTPRPRTLAGSGRGWGNPWAPPGLMAEVSQPRNSSMLEKEGAALKRLETGSCSPEKEGAGVPCSRGPAPDRTQEPSAAETYPEETLKDSGHDAQPCSGESRGQHAAGLGRTGRGASTQRMDSLEETLRELEATLSQMGTAPAAGSPGSPPPPAPGPQVAASCPVLSSYLPAPVFRAGGSGRLQEHHGSPLLPLAFSQPRHPPGSPVPGWVCRQSPWQAGKLACPGISLTSRGGDQGLSPLPCICKPTNKVLSPFSIPTLPSSSPV; encoded by the exons ACCCGCAGCTCGCGCCACACTCAGGGAGCCCAGCCTGGGCTGGCAGACCAGGCGGCCAAGCTGTCATACGCCTCGGCTGAGTCACTGGAGACCATGTCGGAGGCGGAGCTGCCCCTGGGCTTCAGTAGGATGAACCGCTTCCGACAGAGCCTGCCCCTCTCCCGCTCAACCAGCCAGACCAAGCTGCGCTCACCAG GGGTGCTGTTCCTGCAGTTCGGGGAGGAGACTCGGCGCGTGCACATCACGCACGAGGTCAGCAGCCTGGACACGCTGCACGCACTCATCGCGCACATGTTCCCGCAGAAGCTCACCATGGGCATGCTGAAGTCGCCCAACACAGCCATCCTCATCAAGGACGAGGCTCGCAACGTCTTCTACGAGTTGGAGGACGTCCG ggacATCCAGGACCGCAGTATTATCAAGATCTATAGGAAGGAGCCACTCTACGCCGCTTTCCCTGGCTCACACCTCACCAACGGGGACCTCCGG AGAGAGATGGTGTATGCGTCGCGGGAGTCGTCGCCCACGCGGCGCCTCAACAACCTGTCGCCGGCGCCGCACCTGGCCTCCGGTTCGCCGCCGCCGGGGCTACCGTCGGGGTTGCCGTCGGGCTCGCCGTCGCGCTCGCGCCTGTCGTACGCCGGGGGCCGCCCGCCCTCCTACGCCGGCAGCCCCGTGCACCACGCGGCCGAGCGGCTGGGAAGCGCCCCCGCCGCCCCGGGCGTTAGCCCGAGCCCCAGCGCCATCCTGGAGCGGCGCGACGTGAAGCCGGATGAGGACCTGGCGGGCAAGGCGGGCGGCATGGTGCTGGTGAAGGGCGAGGGCCTCTACGCCGACCCCTACGGGCTGCTCCACGAGGGCCGCCTGAGCCTGGCCGCGGCCGCCGGCGACCCATTCGCCTACCCGGGCGCCGGTGGCCTGTACAAGCGCGGCTCGGTGCGCTCACTCAGCACCTACTCGGCCGCCGCGCTGCAGTCCGACCTGGAGGACTCGCTGTACAAGGCGGCGGCCGGAGGCGGCCCGCTCTACGGCGACGGCTACGGCTTCCGCCTGCCGCCCTCGTCGCCGCAGAAGCTGGCCGACGTGGCTGCGCCCCCCGGGGGCCCCCCGCCGCCGCACAGCCCCTACTCGGGGCCGCCCAGCCGCGGCTCGCCGGTGCGCCAGTCCTTCCGCAAGGATTCAGGCTCCTCGTCGGTCTTCGCCGAGAGCCCCGGAGGCAAGACCCGCAGCACCGGGGCCTCCTCAACGGCTGGAGCCCCCCCTCCCGAGCTCTTCCCCGGGCCTGGGGAGCGCCCGCTCGTTGGGTTTGGGCCGCCTGTGCCAGCCAAGGACACGGAGACCAG GGAGCGCATGGAGGCCATGGAGAAGCAAATTGCCAGCCTCACCGGCCTGGTGCAGAGTGCCCTACTGCGAGGTTCGGAGCCAGAGACCCCCAG TGAGAAGATCGAAGGCTCCAATGGAGCAGCCACCCCCTCAGCAC CCTGCGGGTCAGGCAGCCGGAGCAGCGGGGCCACCCCAGTGTCCGGCCCTCCCCCGCCCTCGGCCAGCAGCACGCCTGCGGGGCAGCCCACTGCCATCAACCGTTTGCAGATGCAGCTACACCTGCGTGGCCTGCAGAACAGCACCAATGACCTGCGCAGCCAGCTTCAGCAATTGCGGAAGCTCCAG CTACAGAACCTGGAGTCTTTGCGCGCGCTGCTGAAGGGCACGGAGGCGGAGCTGAGCATGCGCGTGTCGGAGGCGGCGCGGCGGCAGGAGGACCCGCTGCAGCGGCAGCGCACCCTAGTGGAGGAGGAGCGGCTGCGCTACCTCAACGACGAGGAGCTCATTACCCAGCAGCTCAA TGACCTAGAGAAGTCGGTGGAGAAGATCCAGAGGGACGTGTCCCACAACCACCGACTGGTGCCTGGGCCCGAGCTGGAAGAGAAGGCGCTGGTGCTGAAGCAGCTCGGGGAGACGCTGACTGAACTCAAGG cTCACTTCCCAGGCCTGCAGAGCAAGATGCGGGTAGTGCTGCGTGTGGAGGTGGAGGCAGTGAAGTTCCTGAAGGAGGAGCCACAGCGCCTGGATGGGCTACTCAAGCGCTGCCGTGGGGTCACAGACACGCTGGCCCAGATCCGAAG GCAAGTGGACGAAGGTGCGTGGCCACCCCCCAGCAACCTCCTGAATCAGTCCCCCAAGAAGGTGACAGCCGAGACTGACTTCAACAAGAGCTTAGACTTTGAAATGCCACCCCCCAGCCCTCCACTGAAGCTCCACGAGATGAGCGGGCCAACCGAGGGGGCCCCTCCGACCCCGAAGGCGGGCAACCCCACCAAAGGCCTGGACACTCCTGGCAAGAGAAGCGTGGACAAGGCTGTGTCTGTTGAG GCTGCCGAGCGGGACTGGGAGGAGAAGCGGGCAGCCCTGACCCAGTACAGCGCCAAGGACATCAACCGGCTTCTGGAGGAGACACAGGCAGAGCTGCTGAAGGCCATCCCTGACCTGGACTGTGGGAGCAAGGCCCACCCAggcccagcccccacccctgaCCACAAGCCCCCCAAGATGCCCCACGGCCAGAAGGCAACCCCCCGAATGGAGCCCAGTGGAAGGAGAGGCTCAG ATGAGCTGACAGTGCCCCGATACCGCACGGAGAAGCCCTCCAAGtcgcccccgccgccccctccccgccggaGCTTCCCCTCCTCCCATGGCCTGACCACCACGCGCACTGGAGAGGTCGTGGTCACCAGCAAGAAGGACTCGGCCTTCATCAAG AAGGCCGAGTCTGAGGAGCTGGAGGTGCAGAAGCCCCAAGTGAAGCTGCGCCGAGCCGTGTCCGAGGTGGCCCGCCCGGCCTCCACACCCCCCATCATGGCCTCTGCCATCAAGGATGAGGACGATGAGGACCGCATCATCGCAGAGCTGGAG GTGTTTGAGAGAAGCTCagtgtctcccctcccccccacgcCCTGCCGCCAGCCGATCCCCACCTTGCTGTTCCCCCAGGACCCGGGGCCTCCTGGGGGCTCAGCCCCGGGCCCCACATGGAAG GCTGCCGCAGGCCCCAGGCCCTTCTGCGTCCCCCGGATCATCTTGACAGAGTGTGCCCCCAAACCTCCCTCTCCACCAGAGGCCAGGCTTGAGGATCCTGGTCTTAGGACAACCCCTACCCCACGACCCCGGACCCTGGCTGgcagtgggaggggctggggtaaTCCATGGGCCCCTCCAGGGCTAATGGCTGAGGTTTCCCAGCCCAGGAACAGCTCGATGCTGGAGAAGGAAGGGGCGGCTCTGAAGAGACTGGAGACAGGGAGCTGCAGCCCAGAAAAGGAAGGAGCTGGGGTCCCCTGTTCTCGGGGACCTGCCCCAGACAGGACCCAGGAGCCCTCCGCTGCCGAGACCTACCCAGAGGAGACCCTCAAAGACTCTGGACACGACGCCCAACCCTGCAGCGGGGAGAGCAGGGGTCAGCATGCTGCTGGCCTGGGCCGCACGGGGCGCGGTGCCTCCACCCAGCGGATGGACAGCCTGGAGGAGACGCTCCGGGAGCTGGAAGCCACCCTGAGCCAGATGGGCACGGCCCCTGCCGCGGGGTCTCctggcagccccccacccccggcccctggTCCCCAGGTGGCTGCCTCCTGCCCCGTCCTCTCCTCTTATCTTCCTGCTCCCGTCTTCAGAGCTGGAGGGAGTGGGAGGCTGCAGGAGCACCACGGCAGCCCCCTCCTCCCGCTGGCCTTCTCTCAGCCCCGCCACCCTCCTGGGAGCCCGGTGCCAGGCTGGGTTTGCAGGCAGAGCCCCTGGCAGGCTGGGAAGCTGGCCTGCCCAGGGATCAGCCTAACCAGCCGTGGCGGGGACCAGggcctctcccctctgccctgtATCTGTAAACCGACAAATAAagttctttcccccttttccatccccacactcccctcctcctctcctgtctga
- the SRCIN1 gene encoding SRC kinase signaling inhibitor 1 isoform X5 gives MDHLKSKYPQHALALRSQQDRMREQVGGWTVDPVCLLSSLCSHLHGDSAPSGAGQPAQQPNYWSFKTRSSRHTQGAQPGLADQAAKLSYASAESLETMSEAELPLGFSRMNRFRQSLPLSRSTSQTKLRSPGVLFLQFGEETRRVHITHEVSSLDTLHALIAHMFPQKLTMGMLKSPNTAILIKDEARNVFYELEDVRDIQDRSIIKIYRKEPLYAAFPGSHLTNGDLRREMVYASRESSPTRRLNNLSPAPHLASGSPPPGLPSGLPSGSPSRSRLSYAGGRPPSYAGSPVHHAAERLGSAPAAPGVSPSPSAILERRDVKPDEDLAGKAGGMVLVKGEGLYADPYGLLHEGRLSLAAAAGDPFAYPGAGGLYKRGSVRSLSTYSAAALQSDLEDSLYKAAAGGGPLYGDGYGFRLPPSSPQKLADVAAPPGGPPPPHSPYSGPPSRGSPVRQSFRKDSGSSSVFAESPGGKTRSTGASSTAGAPPPELFPGPGERPLVGFGPPVPAKDTETRERMEAMEKQIASLTGLVQSALLRGSEPETPSEKIEGSNGAATPSAPCGSGSRSSGATPVSGPPPPSASSTPAGQPTAINRLQMQLHLRGLQNSTNDLRSQLQQLRKLQLQNLESLRALLKGTEAELSMRVSEAARRQEDPLQRQRTLVEEERLRYLNDEELITQQLNDLEKSVEKIQRDVSHNHRLVPGPELEEKALVLKQLGETLTELKAHFPGLQSKMRVVLRVEVEAVKFLKEEPQRLDGLLKRCRGVTDTLAQIRRQVDEGAWPPPSNLLNQSPKKVTAETDFNKSLDFEMPPPSPPLKLHEMSGPTEGAPPTPKAGNPTKGLDTPGKRSVDKAVSVEAAERDWEEKRAALTQYSAKDINRLLEETQAELLKAIPDLDCGSKAHPGPAPTPDHKPPKMPHGQKATPRMEPSGRRGSDELTVPRYRTEKPSKSPPPPPPRRSFPSSHGLTTTRTGEVVVTSKKDSAFIKKAESEELEVQKPQVKLRRAVSEVARPASTPPIMASAIKDEDDEDRIIAELEVFERSSVSPLPPTPCRQPIPTLLFPQDPGPPGGSAPGPTWKSGGGSVPPMKVVTPGTSRLKAAQGQAGSPDKGKHGKQRAEYMRIQAQQQATKPSKEMSGSNETSSPVSEKPSASRTSIPVLTSFGARNSSISF, from the exons ACCCGCAGCTCGCGCCACACTCAGGGAGCCCAGCCTGGGCTGGCAGACCAGGCGGCCAAGCTGTCATACGCCTCGGCTGAGTCACTGGAGACCATGTCGGAGGCGGAGCTGCCCCTGGGCTTCAGTAGGATGAACCGCTTCCGACAGAGCCTGCCCCTCTCCCGCTCAACCAGCCAGACCAAGCTGCGCTCACCAG GGGTGCTGTTCCTGCAGTTCGGGGAGGAGACTCGGCGCGTGCACATCACGCACGAGGTCAGCAGCCTGGACACGCTGCACGCACTCATCGCGCACATGTTCCCGCAGAAGCTCACCATGGGCATGCTGAAGTCGCCCAACACAGCCATCCTCATCAAGGACGAGGCTCGCAACGTCTTCTACGAGTTGGAGGACGTCCG ggacATCCAGGACCGCAGTATTATCAAGATCTATAGGAAGGAGCCACTCTACGCCGCTTTCCCTGGCTCACACCTCACCAACGGGGACCTCCGG AGAGAGATGGTGTATGCGTCGCGGGAGTCGTCGCCCACGCGGCGCCTCAACAACCTGTCGCCGGCGCCGCACCTGGCCTCCGGTTCGCCGCCGCCGGGGCTACCGTCGGGGTTGCCGTCGGGCTCGCCGTCGCGCTCGCGCCTGTCGTACGCCGGGGGCCGCCCGCCCTCCTACGCCGGCAGCCCCGTGCACCACGCGGCCGAGCGGCTGGGAAGCGCCCCCGCCGCCCCGGGCGTTAGCCCGAGCCCCAGCGCCATCCTGGAGCGGCGCGACGTGAAGCCGGATGAGGACCTGGCGGGCAAGGCGGGCGGCATGGTGCTGGTGAAGGGCGAGGGCCTCTACGCCGACCCCTACGGGCTGCTCCACGAGGGCCGCCTGAGCCTGGCCGCGGCCGCCGGCGACCCATTCGCCTACCCGGGCGCCGGTGGCCTGTACAAGCGCGGCTCGGTGCGCTCACTCAGCACCTACTCGGCCGCCGCGCTGCAGTCCGACCTGGAGGACTCGCTGTACAAGGCGGCGGCCGGAGGCGGCCCGCTCTACGGCGACGGCTACGGCTTCCGCCTGCCGCCCTCGTCGCCGCAGAAGCTGGCCGACGTGGCTGCGCCCCCCGGGGGCCCCCCGCCGCCGCACAGCCCCTACTCGGGGCCGCCCAGCCGCGGCTCGCCGGTGCGCCAGTCCTTCCGCAAGGATTCAGGCTCCTCGTCGGTCTTCGCCGAGAGCCCCGGAGGCAAGACCCGCAGCACCGGGGCCTCCTCAACGGCTGGAGCCCCCCCTCCCGAGCTCTTCCCCGGGCCTGGGGAGCGCCCGCTCGTTGGGTTTGGGCCGCCTGTGCCAGCCAAGGACACGGAGACCAG GGAGCGCATGGAGGCCATGGAGAAGCAAATTGCCAGCCTCACCGGCCTGGTGCAGAGTGCCCTACTGCGAGGTTCGGAGCCAGAGACCCCCAG TGAGAAGATCGAAGGCTCCAATGGAGCAGCCACCCCCTCAGCAC CCTGCGGGTCAGGCAGCCGGAGCAGCGGGGCCACCCCAGTGTCCGGCCCTCCCCCGCCCTCGGCCAGCAGCACGCCTGCGGGGCAGCCCACTGCCATCAACCGTTTGCAGATGCAGCTACACCTGCGTGGCCTGCAGAACAGCACCAATGACCTGCGCAGCCAGCTTCAGCAATTGCGGAAGCTCCAG CTACAGAACCTGGAGTCTTTGCGCGCGCTGCTGAAGGGCACGGAGGCGGAGCTGAGCATGCGCGTGTCGGAGGCGGCGCGGCGGCAGGAGGACCCGCTGCAGCGGCAGCGCACCCTAGTGGAGGAGGAGCGGCTGCGCTACCTCAACGACGAGGAGCTCATTACCCAGCAGCTCAA TGACCTAGAGAAGTCGGTGGAGAAGATCCAGAGGGACGTGTCCCACAACCACCGACTGGTGCCTGGGCCCGAGCTGGAAGAGAAGGCGCTGGTGCTGAAGCAGCTCGGGGAGACGCTGACTGAACTCAAGG cTCACTTCCCAGGCCTGCAGAGCAAGATGCGGGTAGTGCTGCGTGTGGAGGTGGAGGCAGTGAAGTTCCTGAAGGAGGAGCCACAGCGCCTGGATGGGCTACTCAAGCGCTGCCGTGGGGTCACAGACACGCTGGCCCAGATCCGAAG GCAAGTGGACGAAGGTGCGTGGCCACCCCCCAGCAACCTCCTGAATCAGTCCCCCAAGAAGGTGACAGCCGAGACTGACTTCAACAAGAGCTTAGACTTTGAAATGCCACCCCCCAGCCCTCCACTGAAGCTCCACGAGATGAGCGGGCCAACCGAGGGGGCCCCTCCGACCCCGAAGGCGGGCAACCCCACCAAAGGCCTGGACACTCCTGGCAAGAGAAGCGTGGACAAGGCTGTGTCTGTTGAG GCTGCCGAGCGGGACTGGGAGGAGAAGCGGGCAGCCCTGACCCAGTACAGCGCCAAGGACATCAACCGGCTTCTGGAGGAGACACAGGCAGAGCTGCTGAAGGCCATCCCTGACCTGGACTGTGGGAGCAAGGCCCACCCAggcccagcccccacccctgaCCACAAGCCCCCCAAGATGCCCCACGGCCAGAAGGCAACCCCCCGAATGGAGCCCAGTGGAAGGAGAGGCTCAG ATGAGCTGACAGTGCCCCGATACCGCACGGAGAAGCCCTCCAAGtcgcccccgccgccccctccccgccggaGCTTCCCCTCCTCCCATGGCCTGACCACCACGCGCACTGGAGAGGTCGTGGTCACCAGCAAGAAGGACTCGGCCTTCATCAAG AAGGCCGAGTCTGAGGAGCTGGAGGTGCAGAAGCCCCAAGTGAAGCTGCGCCGAGCCGTGTCCGAGGTGGCCCGCCCGGCCTCCACACCCCCCATCATGGCCTCTGCCATCAAGGATGAGGACGATGAGGACCGCATCATCGCAGAGCTGGAG GTGTTTGAGAGAAGCTCagtgtctcccctcccccccacgcCCTGCCGCCAGCCGATCCCCACCTTGCTGTTCCCCCAGGACCCGGGGCCTCCTGGGGGCTCAGCCCCGGGCCCCACATGGAAG AGTGGCGGTGGCAGTGTGCCGCCCATGAAGGTGGTGACTCCGGGGACCTCTCGGCTGAAGGCggcccagggccaggcaggcagCCCCGACAAAGGCAAGCATGGCAAGCAGAGGGCCGAGTACATGAGGATCCAGGCCCAGCAGCAG GCCACTAAACCGTCTAAAGAGATGAGCGGGTCGAATGAGACCTCAAGCCCAGTCTCAGAAAAGCCCTCGGCTTCCAGAACCTCCATTCCCGTATTGACTTCCTTTGGGGCGAGGAATTCTTCCATCTCCTTCTAG
- the SRCIN1 gene encoding SRC kinase signaling inhibitor 1 isoform X6, with protein sequence MDHLKSKYPQHALALRSQQDRMREQVGGWTVDPVCLLSSLCSHLHGDSAPSGAGQPAQQPNYWSFKTRSSRHTQGAQPGLADQAAKLSYASAESLETMSEAELPLGFSRMNRFRQSLPLSRSTSQTKLRSPGVLFLQFGEETRRVHITHEVSSLDTLHALIAHMFPQKLTMGMLKSPNTAILIKDEARNVFYELEDVRDIQDRSIIKIYRKEPLYAAFPGSHLTNGDLRREMVYASRESSPTRRLNNLSPAPHLASGSPPPGLPSGLPSGSPSRSRLSYAGGRPPSYAGSPVHHAAERLGSAPAAPGVSPSPSAILERRDVKPDEDLAGKAGGMVLVKGEGLYADPYGLLHEGRLSLAAAAGDPFAYPGAGGLYKRGSVRSLSTYSAAALQSDLEDSLYKAAAGGGPLYGDGYGFRLPPSSPQKLADVAAPPGGPPPPHSPYSGPPSRGSPVRQSFRKDSGSSSVFAESPGGKTRSTGASSTAGAPPPELFPGPGERPLVGFGPPVPAKDTETRERMEAMEKQIASLTGLVQSALLRGSEPETPSEKIEGSNGAATPSAPCGSGSRSSGATPVSGPPPPSASSTPAGQPTAINRLQMQLHLRGLQNSTNDLRSQLQQLRKLQLQNLESLRALLKGTEAELSMRVSEAARRQEDPLQRQRTLVEEERLRYLNDEELITQQLNDLEKSVEKIQRDVSHNHRLVPGPELEEKALVLKQLGETLTELKAHFPGLQSKMRVVLRVEVEAVKFLKEEPQRLDGLLKRCRGVTDTLAQIRRQVDEGAWPPPSNLLNQSPKKVTAETDFNKSLDFEMPPPSPPLKLHEMSGPTEGAPPTPKAGNPTKGLDTPGKRSVDKAVSVEAAERDWEEKRAALTQYSAKDINRLLEETQAELLKAIPDLDCGSKAHPGPAPTPDHKPPKMPHGQKATPRMEPSGRRGSDELTVPRYRTEKPSKSPPPPPPRRSFPSSHGLTTTRTGEVVVTSKKDSAFIKKAESEELEVQKPQVKLRRAVSEVARPASTPPIMASAIKDEDDEDRIIAELEVFERSSVSPLPPTPCRQPIPTLLFPQDPGPPGGSAPGPTWKSGGGSVPPMKVVTPGTSRLKAAQGQAGSPDKGKHGKQRAEYMRIQAQQQVATRLITGSLEAGRGNYRDMTWKEAHPRL encoded by the exons ACCCGCAGCTCGCGCCACACTCAGGGAGCCCAGCCTGGGCTGGCAGACCAGGCGGCCAAGCTGTCATACGCCTCGGCTGAGTCACTGGAGACCATGTCGGAGGCGGAGCTGCCCCTGGGCTTCAGTAGGATGAACCGCTTCCGACAGAGCCTGCCCCTCTCCCGCTCAACCAGCCAGACCAAGCTGCGCTCACCAG GGGTGCTGTTCCTGCAGTTCGGGGAGGAGACTCGGCGCGTGCACATCACGCACGAGGTCAGCAGCCTGGACACGCTGCACGCACTCATCGCGCACATGTTCCCGCAGAAGCTCACCATGGGCATGCTGAAGTCGCCCAACACAGCCATCCTCATCAAGGACGAGGCTCGCAACGTCTTCTACGAGTTGGAGGACGTCCG ggacATCCAGGACCGCAGTATTATCAAGATCTATAGGAAGGAGCCACTCTACGCCGCTTTCCCTGGCTCACACCTCACCAACGGGGACCTCCGG AGAGAGATGGTGTATGCGTCGCGGGAGTCGTCGCCCACGCGGCGCCTCAACAACCTGTCGCCGGCGCCGCACCTGGCCTCCGGTTCGCCGCCGCCGGGGCTACCGTCGGGGTTGCCGTCGGGCTCGCCGTCGCGCTCGCGCCTGTCGTACGCCGGGGGCCGCCCGCCCTCCTACGCCGGCAGCCCCGTGCACCACGCGGCCGAGCGGCTGGGAAGCGCCCCCGCCGCCCCGGGCGTTAGCCCGAGCCCCAGCGCCATCCTGGAGCGGCGCGACGTGAAGCCGGATGAGGACCTGGCGGGCAAGGCGGGCGGCATGGTGCTGGTGAAGGGCGAGGGCCTCTACGCCGACCCCTACGGGCTGCTCCACGAGGGCCGCCTGAGCCTGGCCGCGGCCGCCGGCGACCCATTCGCCTACCCGGGCGCCGGTGGCCTGTACAAGCGCGGCTCGGTGCGCTCACTCAGCACCTACTCGGCCGCCGCGCTGCAGTCCGACCTGGAGGACTCGCTGTACAAGGCGGCGGCCGGAGGCGGCCCGCTCTACGGCGACGGCTACGGCTTCCGCCTGCCGCCCTCGTCGCCGCAGAAGCTGGCCGACGTGGCTGCGCCCCCCGGGGGCCCCCCGCCGCCGCACAGCCCCTACTCGGGGCCGCCCAGCCGCGGCTCGCCGGTGCGCCAGTCCTTCCGCAAGGATTCAGGCTCCTCGTCGGTCTTCGCCGAGAGCCCCGGAGGCAAGACCCGCAGCACCGGGGCCTCCTCAACGGCTGGAGCCCCCCCTCCCGAGCTCTTCCCCGGGCCTGGGGAGCGCCCGCTCGTTGGGTTTGGGCCGCCTGTGCCAGCCAAGGACACGGAGACCAG GGAGCGCATGGAGGCCATGGAGAAGCAAATTGCCAGCCTCACCGGCCTGGTGCAGAGTGCCCTACTGCGAGGTTCGGAGCCAGAGACCCCCAG TGAGAAGATCGAAGGCTCCAATGGAGCAGCCACCCCCTCAGCAC CCTGCGGGTCAGGCAGCCGGAGCAGCGGGGCCACCCCAGTGTCCGGCCCTCCCCCGCCCTCGGCCAGCAGCACGCCTGCGGGGCAGCCCACTGCCATCAACCGTTTGCAGATGCAGCTACACCTGCGTGGCCTGCAGAACAGCACCAATGACCTGCGCAGCCAGCTTCAGCAATTGCGGAAGCTCCAG CTACAGAACCTGGAGTCTTTGCGCGCGCTGCTGAAGGGCACGGAGGCGGAGCTGAGCATGCGCGTGTCGGAGGCGGCGCGGCGGCAGGAGGACCCGCTGCAGCGGCAGCGCACCCTAGTGGAGGAGGAGCGGCTGCGCTACCTCAACGACGAGGAGCTCATTACCCAGCAGCTCAA TGACCTAGAGAAGTCGGTGGAGAAGATCCAGAGGGACGTGTCCCACAACCACCGACTGGTGCCTGGGCCCGAGCTGGAAGAGAAGGCGCTGGTGCTGAAGCAGCTCGGGGAGACGCTGACTGAACTCAAGG cTCACTTCCCAGGCCTGCAGAGCAAGATGCGGGTAGTGCTGCGTGTGGAGGTGGAGGCAGTGAAGTTCCTGAAGGAGGAGCCACAGCGCCTGGATGGGCTACTCAAGCGCTGCCGTGGGGTCACAGACACGCTGGCCCAGATCCGAAG GCAAGTGGACGAAGGTGCGTGGCCACCCCCCAGCAACCTCCTGAATCAGTCCCCCAAGAAGGTGACAGCCGAGACTGACTTCAACAAGAGCTTAGACTTTGAAATGCCACCCCCCAGCCCTCCACTGAAGCTCCACGAGATGAGCGGGCCAACCGAGGGGGCCCCTCCGACCCCGAAGGCGGGCAACCCCACCAAAGGCCTGGACACTCCTGGCAAGAGAAGCGTGGACAAGGCTGTGTCTGTTGAG GCTGCCGAGCGGGACTGGGAGGAGAAGCGGGCAGCCCTGACCCAGTACAGCGCCAAGGACATCAACCGGCTTCTGGAGGAGACACAGGCAGAGCTGCTGAAGGCCATCCCTGACCTGGACTGTGGGAGCAAGGCCCACCCAggcccagcccccacccctgaCCACAAGCCCCCCAAGATGCCCCACGGCCAGAAGGCAACCCCCCGAATGGAGCCCAGTGGAAGGAGAGGCTCAG ATGAGCTGACAGTGCCCCGATACCGCACGGAGAAGCCCTCCAAGtcgcccccgccgccccctccccgccggaGCTTCCCCTCCTCCCATGGCCTGACCACCACGCGCACTGGAGAGGTCGTGGTCACCAGCAAGAAGGACTCGGCCTTCATCAAG AAGGCCGAGTCTGAGGAGCTGGAGGTGCAGAAGCCCCAAGTGAAGCTGCGCCGAGCCGTGTCCGAGGTGGCCCGCCCGGCCTCCACACCCCCCATCATGGCCTCTGCCATCAAGGATGAGGACGATGAGGACCGCATCATCGCAGAGCTGGAG GTGTTTGAGAGAAGCTCagtgtctcccctcccccccacgcCCTGCCGCCAGCCGATCCCCACCTTGCTGTTCCCCCAGGACCCGGGGCCTCCTGGGGGCTCAGCCCCGGGCCCCACATGGAAG AGTGGCGGTGGCAGTGTGCCGCCCATGAAGGTGGTGACTCCGGGGACCTCTCGGCTGAAGGCggcccagggccaggcaggcagCCCCGACAAAGGCAAGCATGGCAAGCAGAGGGCCGAGTACATGAGGATCCAGGCCCAGCAGCAG